In Alkalihalobacterium alkalinitrilicum, a genomic segment contains:
- a CDS encoding AMP-binding protein produces the protein MEGIKNFMMVNFGRLMLQTAQHFSGKTALVNVERNRSFTFIELHLLTNKICNMLKDKFGLKTGDVFANLLENDNNSLFSLWMSKSNAAGLCLITGIHMKNICIS, from the coding sequence ATGGAAGGGATTAAAAATTTTATGATGGTTAATTTTGGAAGACTTATGCTACAGACAGCACAACATTTTTCTGGAAAAACCGCCCTTGTAAATGTAGAAAGAAATAGAAGTTTTACATTCATCGAATTACACTTACTCACAAACAAAATTTGTAATATGTTGAAAGATAAATTTGGTTTAAAAACAGGTGATGTGTTTGCCAATTTGCTAGAAAATGATAATAATAGCTTGTTCAGCCTATGGATGTCAAAATCGAATGCTGCAGGTTTATGTTTAATTACAGGGATTCATATGAAGAACATATGTATCAGCTAG
- a CDS encoding ABC transporter substrate-binding protein: MGNKSIKNFLYLIVSIVVLSLLVACSNSQVSNDTDTNTPTPNDEATNDNPKSNDSIEVSQGITDTEILIGHIGPQTGPAAVYDMVRQGIQSYFNYVNDNGGVDGRQLKLIAYDDQYQPSRTVQMATRLVEEDKVFALVGNVGTAANLSALPVYEKTGATVVGVSSGASDLVNPTIPNFFSGLMNYNIEARIYLEYIVNEMNAKKIFISYQNDDSGLDFLSGVHESIGNYDGVEIVAEIPHLATDTDFSSIAQRIQRTNPDVVVVLSTPNPAANLKREMYRIGLTDIPYVVSAVGGNDTNLYNLVGEDIWTGTISSTSIIHPDISDDPDIKVYVEQFSKDFPNTPYSSGIPQWGWAEAQILVEALKRSGDNLTRENLITQLESFDGWEGSLYPSVTYSSDNHYGITTLYMTEAKDGSIVPITGAISYDPVTGEFTYED, encoded by the coding sequence ATGGGAAATAAGAGTATAAAAAATTTTCTCTATCTGATTGTTAGTATAGTTGTGCTTAGCTTATTAGTAGCTTGTAGTAATTCCCAGGTTTCAAATGATACTGACACAAATACTCCAACACCTAATGATGAGGCTACCAATGATAACCCAAAATCGAATGATTCAATTGAAGTTTCACAAGGAATTACAGATACAGAAATACTGATTGGACATATAGGTCCACAGACTGGTCCTGCAGCTGTTTACGATATGGTTCGTCAAGGCATTCAATCGTACTTTAATTATGTTAATGATAATGGTGGTGTAGATGGGAGGCAACTAAAATTAATAGCCTATGATGATCAGTATCAACCAAGTAGAACTGTTCAGATGGCAACTCGTTTAGTAGAGGAAGATAAAGTATTTGCTCTAGTTGGAAACGTAGGAACGGCGGCAAATCTCTCGGCTTTACCTGTTTATGAAAAAACTGGGGCTACTGTTGTGGGTGTTAGTTCTGGTGCATCCGATTTAGTAAACCCAACGATTCCAAACTTCTTTTCAGGTTTAATGAACTACAATATTGAAGCTCGTATTTACTTGGAATATATTGTGAACGAAATGAATGCTAAAAAAATATTTATTTCTTATCAGAATGATGATTCTGGACTTGACTTTTTAAGTGGAGTACATGAATCGATTGGCAACTATGATGGAGTTGAAATTGTTGCCGAAATTCCACATCTTGCGACAGACACTGATTTTAGTAGTATCGCACAGCGAATTCAAAGAACTAACCCTGATGTAGTTGTCGTGTTATCAACCCCTAATCCAGCAGCTAACTTAAAAAGAGAGATGTATAGAATTGGTTTAACAGATATTCCGTATGTTGTATCAGCTGTTGGTGGGAATGACACGAATCTTTACAATTTAGTAGGGGAAGACATTTGGACAGGAACTATTAGTTCAACCTCTATTATTCACCCTGACATTTCCGATGATCCTGATATAAAAGTCTATGTTGAGCAATTTTCTAAAGATTTCCCAAATACGCCTTACTCGAGTGGGATACCTCAATGGGGTTGGGCGGAAGCACAAATATTAGTAGAAGCATTGAAACGTAGTGGAGATAATTTAACAAGAGAGAATTTAATAACTCAATTGGAATCTTTCGATGGATGGGAAGGGTCACTATATCCGAGTGTAACATATTCTTCAGATAACCATTATGGAATTACAACATTATATATGACAGAAGCGAAAGATGGATCAATCGTTCCTATAACTGGTGCGATAAGCTATGATCCAGTAACAGGTGAATTTACTTACGAAGATTAA
- a CDS encoding iron-containing alcohol dehydrogenase, which translates to MLYQNLPFEKIWYGQNVVNNHLVEKINKYQAKKLLVVSTHSLINKDLYHSLLKTLKHFQVFVHESKQHVPVKTLFNRLKEIRTFSPDLIVSLGGGSSIDTAKILSLMLSTDISLVDDLLSNALNGSQAHSFEKIEILIPHFSIPTTLSAAEFTSIAGLSHQGMKYVLSHKSLTPQQVFLDPSFSLETPINFWVSTGIRAIDHAVETIYSPLDNPINQALALEALKYLFVYLPLSLENPGNLDYRMKCQLGAWMSLFSNVNIKMGLSHMIGHQLGSFYNIPHGITSAIMLPNVMEFLQPITLNEQAKIYNALFEVDVTKDIGISNEEKAIKAATSVRELVKKLNIPNQLRDFNVTKESLSNVVNNIVLEVNSEKNHSLLQISNLEEGLVATLEKAW; encoded by the coding sequence ATGCTCTATCAAAATTTACCTTTTGAAAAAATATGGTATGGTCAAAATGTAGTGAACAATCATTTAGTAGAAAAGATTAATAAATATCAAGCAAAAAAATTATTAGTTGTATCTACTCATAGCTTAATAAATAAGGACTTATATCATAGTCTTTTAAAAACTCTCAAACACTTTCAAGTTTTTGTTCACGAATCGAAACAGCATGTGCCTGTAAAAACATTATTTAATCGTTTAAAAGAAATTAGAACATTTTCTCCAGATTTAATCGTTAGCCTCGGCGGTGGAAGTTCAATAGATACAGCGAAAATATTATCATTAATGCTTTCAACAGATATAAGCTTAGTAGATGATTTACTTTCCAATGCGTTGAATGGGTCTCAAGCTCATTCTTTTGAAAAAATAGAGATCCTAATCCCTCATTTTTCTATTCCAACAACTTTATCTGCTGCTGAGTTTACTAGTATTGCTGGGCTTAGTCACCAAGGAATGAAATATGTATTATCGCATAAGTCTTTGACCCCACAGCAAGTGTTTTTAGATCCTAGTTTTAGTTTGGAGACGCCTATCAATTTCTGGGTTAGTACTGGTATAAGAGCTATAGATCATGCTGTGGAAACGATTTACTCGCCTCTAGATAACCCTATTAATCAAGCATTGGCATTAGAAGCGCTAAAATACTTGTTTGTTTATTTACCATTATCTTTAGAAAATCCAGGCAATTTAGACTATCGCATGAAATGCCAATTAGGAGCTTGGATGTCGTTATTTTCTAATGTAAACATTAAGATGGGTTTATCTCATATGATTGGTCACCAACTGGGTTCATTTTACAACATACCTCATGGAATAACATCAGCAATTATGCTTCCGAACGTAATGGAATTTCTTCAACCAATAACGTTAAACGAGCAAGCGAAAATTTACAATGCATTATTTGAGGTAGATGTAACAAAAGATATAGGGATTAGTAATGAAGAGAAAGCGATCAAAGCAGCAACTTCAGTTAGGGAACTGGTTAAGAAGTTAAATATCCCGAATCAGTTAAGGGACTTTAATGTAACAAAAGAAAGCTTATCTAACGTAGTCAATAATATTGTTTTGGAAGTTAATAGTGAAAAGAATCACTCACTATTGCAAATCTCTAATCTAGAGGAAGGGTTAGTAGCAACATTAGAAAAAGCCTGGTAG
- a CDS encoding AMP-binding protein produces MCCIFFTVTFLLGSINCPYSTIYLVDLGLEKKYNLSSLSVVFYGASPMSPAKLENLQNKMGNIFVQGYGATEAWPLITMLGKSDHIINTDEDRTRLSSAGKPVPGVEIRIVDEQGNDVASGQTGEIWIRGASVIKRYHKAPKETAEGFTEGGFWKSGDMGYMDNKGHVAEKYWKGLEQKVH; encoded by the coding sequence TTGTGCTGTATATTCTTTACCGTAACTTTTTTGTTGGGCTCAATCAATTGTCCCTACTCTACTATATATTTAGTCGATCTCGGTTTAGAAAAAAAGTATAATTTAAGCAGTTTAAGTGTAGTATTTTATGGTGCGTCTCCTATGAGTCCCGCGAAACTAGAAAATCTTCAAAATAAAATGGGTAACATTTTTGTGCAAGGGTATGGAGCAACAGAGGCTTGGCCCTTAATTACGATGCTTGGAAAATCTGATCATATTATTAATACTGACGAAGATCGAACAAGACTATCTTCAGCTGGAAAACCGGTCCCTGGTGTAGAAATTCGAATTGTCGATGAACAAGGTAATGATGTAGCTTCAGGTCAAACTGGAGAAATATGGATTCGAGGGGCATCAGTTATTAAAAGATACCATAAGGCTCCAAAGGAAACTGCCGAAGGATTTACAGAAGGTGGTTTTTGGAAATCAGGAGACATGGGTTATATGGATAATAAAGGACATGTAGCGGAAAAGTATTGGAAAGGTTTAGAGCAGAAGGTTCATTAG
- a CDS encoding enoyl-CoA hydratase/isomerase family protein has product MESIMYEEEGSFGIIRLNRPEVLNALNYTIITELIELLDQLEENPEPRVLIITGTERSFSAGADLKSIYEMQQAGKSDATGVLLDQVATLFNKIETYTKPVIAAIDGIAYGGGCELALACDIRIATHNARIGLSEVKLGVLPAGGGTQRLPRLIGLSRAKYMLLCGEPLDNKVLQDWGLIYDVVSSNELIQKAKEISEPFLNGAPLSQKAIKNAALASTNTDITTGIEIERHWSSFLHQTADAKEGIAAFNQKRKPVYKGQ; this is encoded by the coding sequence ATGGAATCAATTATGTATGAAGAAGAAGGGTCATTCGGAATTATACGATTAAATCGTCCAGAAGTACTTAACGCATTAAACTATACGATAATTACTGAACTGATCGAATTACTTGATCAGCTCGAAGAAAATCCTGAACCCCGTGTACTTATCATTACAGGAACAGAACGATCATTTAGTGCTGGGGCAGATTTAAAATCGATTTATGAAATGCAACAAGCTGGGAAATCAGATGCTACTGGAGTACTTCTTGATCAAGTTGCTACATTATTTAATAAAATTGAAACGTATACGAAACCTGTCATTGCGGCAATAGATGGGATTGCCTATGGGGGTGGTTGTGAATTAGCCCTAGCATGTGATATTCGAATTGCAACACATAATGCAAGAATTGGCCTATCTGAGGTAAAGCTTGGAGTTCTACCAGCAGGTGGGGGTACGCAACGCCTGCCACGCTTGATTGGTCTATCAAGAGCTAAATATATGTTGCTTTGTGGAGAACCCCTTGATAATAAAGTACTTCAAGATTGGGGCTTAATATACGATGTAGTTTCATCAAATGAACTTATTCAAAAAGCGAAAGAAATTTCGGAACCATTTTTGAATGGTGCACCATTGTCACAAAAAGCGATTAAAAATGCAGCTTTAGCTTCGACAAATACCGATATTACAACAGGAATTGAGATTGAAAGACATTGGTCGAGTTTTTTGCATCAAACAGCAGACGCCAAAGAAGGGATCGCAGCATTTAATCAAAAGAGAAAGCCAGTATACAAAGGACAATAA
- a CDS encoding class I adenylate-forming enzyme family protein: MQINYGRLLLQTAQQFSDKTALVNVERQRSFTFKELHLLTNKISNMLRKRFGLRTGDVYGNLLENDNNSLFSLWMAKSDVSGLWFNYRDSYDEHFYQIDYLNPKLVFVENEILEKENYYKSLRQRKIELVCMDNPTEKLEGVHYFWDLIEEASDAETDIEYDIDEHITLYRFTGGTTGRGKCAAYTLRNFLAGVNQIYGFHENLIDSEIRYLHITPMSHASALFVLPVHFKGGTHYTINLPDLNHFSEVVQNYNITSTFVVPTLLYHLVDLGLEKKYDLSSLNLVFYGASPMSPTKLENLHNKFGHIFVQVYGATEAWPIVIMLGKSDHIVKNDKDRKRLSSTGKVVPGVEVRIVDDNGDDVTKGSNGEIWIRGACVIKGYYKAPEETASSFTKEGFWKSGDMGYMDENAYIFLVDRKKDMIITGGFNVYAIEVENALNSHPAVQQSVVIGVPHESWGEAVHAEVILKNGSYVSEEELIHFTKNKIGKYKVPKSIHFVNELPLSAVGKVLRRKVREKYWQGLERKVH, from the coding sequence ATGCAAATTAACTATGGTAGACTATTGTTGCAAACAGCACAACAATTTTCTGATAAAACCGCGCTCGTTAACGTAGAAAGACAGAGAAGTTTTACATTTAAAGAATTACATTTACTAACAAATAAAATTTCCAATATGCTAAGAAAACGTTTCGGGTTAAGAACGGGTGATGTTTATGGAAACCTCTTAGAAAATGATAATAATAGTTTATTTAGTTTATGGATGGCAAAATCCGATGTAAGTGGACTATGGTTCAATTACCGAGATTCTTATGATGAACACTTTTACCAAATCGATTACCTAAATCCGAAGCTGGTGTTTGTTGAAAATGAAATTTTAGAAAAAGAAAATTATTATAAATCGCTGCGACAACGAAAAATTGAACTTGTCTGTATGGATAATCCAACGGAAAAACTAGAAGGTGTACACTATTTTTGGGATCTTATTGAAGAGGCAAGTGATGCTGAAACCGATATAGAATATGATATTGACGAGCACATAACTCTTTATCGATTTACAGGTGGAACAACTGGGAGAGGGAAATGTGCTGCATATACACTACGAAATTTCCTAGCAGGTGTTAACCAAATTTACGGTTTTCACGAAAATTTAATAGACAGTGAAATTAGATATCTTCATATCACTCCTATGTCACATGCAAGTGCGTTATTTGTTTTACCCGTCCATTTTAAAGGGGGAACACATTATACTATAAATCTTCCTGATCTTAACCATTTTAGTGAAGTTGTTCAAAATTATAATATTACCTCTACTTTTGTTGTGCCAACTTTACTCTATCATTTGGTAGATTTAGGGTTAGAGAAAAAGTATGATCTCAGTAGTTTGAATCTTGTTTTTTATGGTGCGTCTCCAATGAGTCCTACAAAATTGGAAAACCTTCACAATAAGTTTGGGCATATATTTGTCCAAGTATATGGTGCAACAGAAGCCTGGCCAATCGTTATCATGCTTGGAAAATCAGACCATATAGTAAAGAATGATAAAGATAGAAAAAGACTTTCTTCTACTGGAAAGGTTGTTCCTGGTGTTGAAGTAAGGATTGTTGATGATAACGGTGATGATGTCACGAAAGGATCAAATGGTGAAATTTGGATAAGAGGAGCCTGTGTAATTAAAGGATATTACAAGGCGCCAGAGGAAACTGCATCGAGTTTTACAAAGGAAGGATTTTGGAAATCAGGTGATATGGGGTATATGGATGAAAATGCTTATATCTTTCTTGTTGATCGTAAGAAGGATATGATCATTACAGGTGGTTTCAATGTTTATGCAATAGAAGTTGAAAATGCTTTAAATTCCCATCCAGCCGTGCAGCAATCCGTAGTTATTGGTGTTCCTCATGAAAGTTGGGGTGAAGCTGTGCATGCAGAAGTGATCTTAAAGAATGGCTCTTATGTAAGTGAGGAAGAATTAATTCATTTTACCAAAAACAAAATTGGTAAATATAAAGTACCCAAATCAATACACTTTGTCAATGAACTTCCTTTGAGTGCAGTAGGGAAAGTTTTACGGCGAAAAGTAAGGGAGAAATATTGGCAAGGGTTAGAGCGAAAAGTTCATTAA
- a CDS encoding acyl-CoA dehydrogenase family protein codes for MNFDLTEEQQILKQSVKRFLEKEIKPCADEYTEKLIPKDMAHDLIKKLIPFGYVVGPFPEEIGGMNMDTISQGILFEELFRVFPGLGGIAFITMDTALTLYEYGTKEQIDRFIPKLLSGDYIGCVAVTEPDIGSNPSEVKTRGILEGENYRVNGQKIWISNGSVSDVCVVLVRTEKDPGKKSVSRLIVERSVSDYSSRDLGKLGLNSWPTSELFFDDTLVPKENLLGDVGEGLKSTLRTFERARCFVALYSIGIAQASVDATIQYVKEREQWGKPIGQHQMIQDMLADMLIELDAAKLLTYRGLYLIGKGARCDTQTSMAKYYATEAAVKITSNAIQIHGGYGLSKEFPIERLFRDARMLTIPDGTSQIQKLIVARNTLGLAAFK; via the coding sequence ATGAATTTTGATTTAACGGAAGAACAACAAATATTAAAGCAATCAGTGAAAAGGTTTCTTGAAAAAGAAATAAAACCATGTGCAGACGAATACACAGAAAAACTAATCCCAAAAGACATGGCTCACGATCTTATCAAAAAGTTGATCCCATTTGGTTACGTTGTAGGCCCGTTTCCCGAAGAAATTGGTGGCATGAACATGGACACCATTTCACAAGGAATTCTCTTTGAAGAGTTATTTCGAGTTTTTCCTGGATTGGGTGGAATTGCATTTATCACAATGGATACCGCATTGACTCTATATGAATATGGAACGAAAGAACAAATAGACCGATTTATCCCAAAACTGTTGTCTGGAGATTATATTGGCTGTGTTGCTGTAACTGAACCAGATATAGGTTCAAATCCTTCTGAAGTTAAAACAAGGGGAATTTTAGAAGGCGAAAATTATAGAGTCAATGGTCAGAAAATTTGGATTTCTAATGGTAGTGTGTCAGATGTTTGTGTCGTACTAGTCAGAACTGAAAAAGATCCTGGAAAAAAATCGGTCAGCAGGCTGATTGTTGAAAGATCTGTAAGTGACTATAGTTCAAGAGATCTTGGCAAATTGGGGCTGAATTCATGGCCAACTTCAGAACTATTTTTTGATGATACCTTAGTTCCAAAAGAAAATTTGTTAGGGGATGTAGGAGAAGGTTTGAAGTCGACGCTTAGAACATTTGAAAGAGCTCGTTGTTTTGTAGCACTCTATTCGATCGGAATTGCTCAGGCATCGGTGGATGCTACGATCCAATATGTAAAGGAAAGAGAACAATGGGGAAAACCGATCGGCCAACATCAAATGATCCAAGACATGCTTGCTGATATGCTAATAGAATTAGATGCAGCAAAATTATTAACGTATAGAGGCCTATACTTAATTGGAAAAGGTGCTCGCTGTGATACCCAAACATCAATGGCTAAATACTATGCCACTGAGGCTGCCGTAAAAATCACCTCGAATGCCATTCAAATACATGGAGGATACGGATTGTCAAAGGAATTTCCAATTGAAAGACTGTTCCGAGATGCACGAATGTTAACGATACCAGACGGAACCAGTCAAATTCAAAAATTAATCGTTGCACGAAACACTCTTGGGCTAGCAGCCTTCAAATAG
- a CDS encoding NAD(P)H-dependent flavin oxidoreductase: MFRTKITDMFNIEYPIIQGGLHMLGFPKLAAAVSNAGGLGLLTAGCYDTKIEFIKGIHETRSLTDKPFGVNIAIGLRKKMDEYVDACVEENIKIVFTAGRSPKPYLPLLKSVGIICIHVVPSVKYAIKSEQMGLDGVVIVGVECGGHPGLDEVGTIALTPRAVDELSIPVIAAGGISDGRGIIAALSLGAEAVQMGTRFVATEECEAPLEVKNAFINSKETDTVLIEKSIRNTARVIRTSTTDKVLELEARNAGIEELLPIIGGEAYRELLNTGNLKKGVLSMGQGVGLISKVESVQEVFNKLVKEAERTMKRLKTISCLDVN, translated from the coding sequence TTGTTTAGAACAAAAATAACAGACATGTTTAATATTGAATATCCCATCATTCAAGGCGGACTGCATATGTTAGGATTTCCCAAATTAGCAGCAGCTGTTTCAAATGCTGGAGGGTTAGGTCTCTTAACGGCTGGTTGCTACGATACAAAAATCGAATTTATAAAAGGAATTCATGAAACTAGATCGTTAACAGATAAACCATTTGGAGTTAACATTGCTATTGGATTGCGCAAAAAGATGGATGAATACGTCGATGCTTGTGTTGAGGAAAATATTAAGATTGTTTTTACCGCCGGCCGTAGTCCCAAACCATATCTTCCGTTACTAAAGTCAGTAGGGATCATTTGTATCCATGTCGTCCCATCCGTTAAATACGCTATAAAATCTGAACAAATGGGTTTAGATGGTGTTGTTATCGTTGGGGTAGAATGTGGGGGACATCCAGGGTTAGATGAAGTGGGTACAATTGCCTTAACTCCAAGAGCTGTTGATGAGCTTAGCATTCCTGTAATAGCTGCAGGCGGGATTTCAGATGGTAGAGGAATCATTGCAGCACTATCTTTAGGGGCTGAAGCGGTGCAAATGGGGACCAGGTTTGTCGCAACGGAGGAATGTGAGGCACCTCTTGAGGTAAAAAATGCTTTCATAAATAGCAAAGAAACAGATACCGTTTTAATTGAAAAATCGATACGAAATACCGCCCGTGTAATTCGAACGTCGACAACAGATAAAGTTCTGGAGTTAGAAGCGAGAAATGCAGGAATTGAAGAATTATTACCCATTATCGGCGGGGAGGCCTATCGAGAACTTTTAAATACTGGGAATTTGAAGAAAGGTGTTTTATCGATGGGACAAGGGGTTGGTTTAATTTCAAAAGTTGAATCTGTACAAGAAGTATTTAACAAGCTAGTAAAGGAAGCAGAAAGAACAATGAAACGATTAAAAACGATCTCTTGTTTGGACGTAAATTGA
- a CDS encoding SDR family NAD(P)-dependent oxidoreductase — translation MNNILDLSGRVALVTGAGQGVGRQIALHFAQQNARAVIVNDYNGKRAQETASIINDLGTDTKALAVETDVTNWRAVNDMVHQAINQFGSIDILVNNAGNAGASTPEAMAKQKNFIDTEPEEWEQWIAVNYYGPMYTCRAVVPNMISKKYGKIVNVISDAGRVGEPRLVVYSGAKAGAAGFTRGLAKEISRYNITANCVALSTMNTPAVSSMTENEEILKKILTKYPIKRIGEPEDAANAVLFLSSDASSWITGQTYPVNGGYSLNQ, via the coding sequence ATGAATAACATTTTGGATCTATCAGGGAGAGTGGCCCTTGTCACAGGTGCAGGGCAAGGAGTAGGTAGACAAATCGCTTTACATTTTGCACAACAAAATGCAAGAGCAGTGATTGTAAATGATTATAATGGGAAACGAGCACAGGAGACAGCAAGCATCATAAATGATCTAGGTACAGATACAAAAGCATTGGCTGTTGAAACAGATGTAACGAATTGGAGAGCGGTGAATGACATGGTCCATCAAGCTATTAATCAATTTGGATCAATTGATATTCTAGTAAACAATGCGGGAAATGCTGGTGCATCTACACCTGAGGCAATGGCCAAACAAAAAAATTTCATCGATACAGAGCCTGAAGAGTGGGAGCAGTGGATCGCTGTAAACTATTATGGACCAATGTATACATGTAGAGCTGTTGTTCCAAATATGATTTCTAAAAAGTATGGAAAAATTGTGAATGTCATTTCTGATGCTGGAAGAGTTGGGGAACCGAGATTAGTCGTATATTCTGGGGCAAAAGCTGGGGCAGCTGGTTTTACGCGTGGTCTAGCAAAGGAAATCAGCCGTTATAACATTACAGCGAATTGTGTGGCTCTTTCTACGATGAATACTCCAGCTGTATCCAGTATGACTGAAAACGAGGAGATTTTAAAAAAGATACTTACAAAGTATCCAATTAAACGAATTGGTGAACCAGAGGACGCAGCGAATGCTGTATTATTCCTTTCATCAGATGCATCAAGTTGGATTACTGGTCAAACGTACCCTGTAAATGGTGGGTATTCACTAAATCAATAA
- a CDS encoding thiolase C-terminal domain-containing protein, with translation MTNVAVLGVGMHPFGKFENKHIKDLANTAIWNAIEDSGINAREIEAAFVGNCLGGILLGQESVRGQVIMRHAGFKGIPIVNVENACATASTAFRMAWMSVKSGLYDVALAVGVEKMFIGNTAKSIEALTTATDIEVCGNMGLQFTSLYAMNIRKKMDKYGWTKEDLALVAEKNSYNGSLNPYAQFKKPLSKEAVLSSKMIADPITLYMASPMGDGAAAAIICNEKYAKKLSSKPMIRVAASELSSGQASMLESKPTESTTYITVQNAYKQAGIGPEDIDLAEVHDAMSPAELKLYEELGLCAEGEAISLIREGRTKITGDIPVNPSGGLASRGHPVGATGLAQIAEVVWQLRGEAGKRQIKGKNGKLPRFGLTQNDGGYVEGDQAATAVHILSRI, from the coding sequence ATGACCAATGTTGCTGTATTAGGTGTTGGAATGCACCCATTTGGAAAATTTGAAAATAAACATATTAAAGATTTGGCGAATACAGCTATCTGGAATGCGATTGAGGATTCTGGCATCAATGCGAGGGAGATTGAAGCTGCATTTGTTGGAAATTGTCTAGGTGGTATATTGCTTGGGCAAGAATCGGTTCGAGGACAGGTAATTATGCGTCATGCTGGATTTAAAGGGATCCCTATCGTAAATGTAGAAAACGCGTGTGCAACAGCTTCTACCGCCTTTCGGATGGCATGGATGAGTGTAAAATCTGGCTTATATGATGTTGCACTAGCCGTTGGAGTAGAAAAAATGTTTATTGGTAATACTGCAAAGTCGATTGAAGCGTTGACAACTGCAACAGATATAGAAGTTTGTGGAAATATGGGCTTACAATTTACTTCTTTATACGCCATGAATATAAGAAAGAAGATGGATAAATATGGTTGGACTAAAGAAGATTTAGCCTTAGTTGCGGAAAAGAACTCGTACAATGGTTCACTTAACCCATATGCACAATTTAAAAAACCATTATCGAAAGAGGCAGTCCTCTCTTCAAAAATGATTGCAGATCCAATTACTTTATATATGGCTTCTCCAATGGGAGACGGTGCAGCAGCTGCTATTATTTGTAATGAAAAATATGCAAAAAAATTAAGCAGTAAACCGATGATTCGTGTAGCCGCATCAGAGTTAAGCAGTGGTCAGGCTTCTATGCTAGAGTCTAAACCAACAGAAAGTACAACTTATATAACTGTTCAAAATGCGTATAAACAAGCAGGTATTGGTCCTGAAGATATTGATCTTGCTGAAGTCCATGATGCAATGTCTCCAGCTGAATTAAAACTATATGAAGAACTCGGATTGTGTGCTGAAGGAGAAGCCATAAGTTTGATTCGTGAAGGAAGAACGAAAATCACTGGAGACATTCCTGTCAATCCAAGTGGAGGACTCGCCTCAAGAGGACATCCTGTAGGTGCAACGGGTTTAGCGCAAATTGCTGAGGTTGTTTGGCAACTACGTGGAGAAGCTGGAAAACGGCAAATTAAAGGGAAGAACGGTAAACTACCTCGTTTTGGGTTAACACAAAACGACGGTGGATACGTTGAAGGAGATCAAGCTGCAACAGCTGTTCATATTTTATCAAGGATATAA
- a CDS encoding Zn-ribbon domain-containing OB-fold protein: MDNNERLFHRPTTSDDIPYLIGSSCKDCGDIHFPPKGACPNCLVNHTLEKINIGQKGYISSYSILHVAPIGFPIPHIQAMVKLEEGPLVFSILNINETDDLAIGQPVELTIGSIRKDENGEDIIGWMYQPEGGGE; the protein is encoded by the coding sequence TTGGATAATAATGAAAGATTGTTTCATAGACCTACGACTTCTGACGATATACCTTATTTGATAGGAAGTTCATGCAAGGATTGTGGTGATATTCACTTTCCACCAAAAGGTGCTTGTCCAAATTGTTTAGTAAATCACACCTTAGAAAAAATCAATATCGGTCAAAAAGGGTACATTAGTTCATATTCAATATTGCATGTTGCACCAATAGGTTTTCCCATTCCTCACATACAGGCAATGGTGAAGCTAGAAGAAGGTCCATTAGTTTTTAGCATCCTTAACATAAACGAAACAGATGATCTAGCAATCGGTCAACCTGTTGAATTGACAATCGGTTCAATTCGAAAAGATGAAAATGGAGAAGATATCATCGGTTGGATGTACCAACCAGAAGGAGGTGGCGAATGA